Proteins from a genomic interval of Capsicum annuum cultivar UCD-10X-F1 chromosome 4, UCD10Xv1.1, whole genome shotgun sequence:
- the LOC107868345 gene encoding serine/threonine/tyrosine-protein kinase HT1 has translation MDEEANSWIRRTKFSHTVCHRLDATRLSSSPFIFQRRDIAGAKTRPNGSDSTVRQIQQNPSTNKQRALSPLPKTKLPDTFKEARSSQKRFSTPHPQRKGHEKGIVGKLFFKDSHEKKTAISSSAVSKSSVKFNDKSLSRSRKDSAWAKYFDQNGRRVTALETADKYTVDLSKLFLGLRFAHGAHSQLYHGIYNDEPVAVKIIKVPDDDENGDLATRLENQFTREVTLLSQLHHPNIVKFVGSCRKTPVFCVVTEYLSEGSLRAYLHKLEYKSLTLQKVIALALDIAHGMQYIHSQGIIHRDLKPENILIDEKYRLKIADFGIACEEAYCDLLADDPGTYRWMAPEMIKRKLYGRKVDVYGFGLILWEMLAGTIPYEDMTPVQAAYAVVNKNTRPPIPRDCPPAMRTLIEQCWSLHPEKRPEFWQIVKVLEQFESSVAHDGTLNLVQNSMFHHKKGFLHWIQKLGSAHQNASSKPKSVS, from the exons ATGGACGAGGAAGCTAATTCTTGGATTAGGCGAACGAAATTTTCTCATACCGTTTGTCATAGGTTGGATGCGACAAGGTTGTCCTCTAGTCCTTTCATTTTTCAGCGTAGAGATATTGCTGGTGCCAAAACTAGACCTAATGGTTCGGATTCAACTGTTAGACAAATTCAGCAAAACCCTAGTACAAATAAGCAGAGGGCTTTATCGCCTCTTCCGAAAACAAAACTTCCTGATACGTTTAAGGAAGCTCGATCTAGTCAGAAGAGATTTTCGACTCCACATCCTCAAAGGAAGGGACACGAGAAGGGCATTGTGGGTAAGTTGTTCTTCAAAGATTCTCATGAAAAGAAAACAGCTATTTCCAGTTCTGCTGTTTCAAAGTCGTCGGTGAAGTTCAATGACAAATCATTGAGCCGGAGTCGGAAAGACTCTGCATGGGCAAAGTACTTTGATCAGAATGGGCGCAGGGTTACGGCCTTAGAAACAGCTGACAAATATACTGTTGATCTTTCCAAGCTATTTCTTGGGCTAAGATTTGCTCATGGTGCACATAGTCAGCTTTACCATGGAATATACAATGATGAACCTGTTGCTGTGAAAATTATAAAAGTACCTGATGATGACGAAAATGGAGATTTAGCGACTCGATTGGAGAATCAGTTTACCAGAGAAGTTACTCTCTTGTCTCAACTCCACCATCCAAATATCGTAAAG TTTGTAGGATCATGCAGAAAGACTCCCGTTTTTTGTGTTGTCACAGAGTATCTATCTGAAGGTTCTTTGAGAGCATACCTTCACAAGCTTGAGTATAAGTCCCTAACCTTGCAAAAAGTGATTGCCCTGGCCTTGGATATTGCTCACGGAATGCAATATATTCACTCACAAGGCATTATTCATAGGGATCTCAAACCAGAAAATATACTTATCGATGAGAAGTACCGCCTGAAAATTGCAGATTTTGGAATTGCTTGTGAGGAAGCATATTGTGATCTTTTGGCTGATGATCCCGGTACTTACCGATGGATGGCACCGGAGATGATTAAACGAAAATTATATGGTCGGAAGGTGGATGTTTATGGTTTTGGACTCATTTTATGGGAAATGTTGGCTGGAACTATTCCTTATGAAGATATGACACCAGTACAGGCTGCTTATGCCGTTGTGAACAAG AATACGAGACCACCTATTCCCAGGGACTGCCCTCCTGCCATGAGAACTTTGATCGAACAGTGTTGGTCTCTGCATCCAGAAAAGAGGCCCGAGTTTTGGCAGATTGTAAAGGTACTGGAGCAGTTTGAATCTTCAGTTGCGCATGACGGAACTCTGAATCTAGTACAAAATTCAATGTTTCATCACAAGAAGGGGTTTCTTCATTGGATCCAAAAACTTGGATCCGCACATCAAAATGCTTCATCAAAGCCTAAGTCCGTCTCATGA